The Polyangium mundeleinium genome contains the following window.
GGAACGCCTCGTTCGTGTGGCCGAGCTTCTTGCCGCTGACGTACACGTTTCCTTCCGACGGGAAGGCCACCGTGAGGAGGCCGTATCCCGCGGGAGGCGCGGCGGGCGCGGTCGACGGCGACGCCACGGCGGTTTCGGTCGGACCGGTCTCGGGCGACGCGAGCGAAGGCTTGGCCGAGGACGAGGCCGACGCGCCGGCGTTGGGATTCGCGTTCGGATCCGAGCCGCTGGTCAGCAGCACGACGGCCCCCGCGGTGATCAACGCGACCGCGCCCCCGGCGATCGCCAGCGCGATGGGCGGCGGTCGCTTCTTGCGGCTCACCGGTTGTGCGGCCGTGACGACGGGATCGGCCGTGGAGCCGGCGGCGGAAACGGCCGCAGGCGCGGCAGGCACGACGGGCGCGGACACGGCGGCCAGCGCGGGCGTCGCCGTGGGCGTGCCGAAGCGAGGCGGCACCGGCGGCGCGGCGATCGGCGGCATCGGCGGCGGGGCCAGCGCGGGCGGCTTCGTGGCGGCCGGCGGCATCGGCGGCGGCGCGAACGCGGGCAACGCCGCGGGCGGCGCCCCGGGAGACGGCGCCGTCTTCAGCGCCATCACCGTGTCCGCGAGCTCCAATCGCTTGTTCCCCACCTTCGATGCGGCCGCGGGATCGAGCACCTCCGGCAAGGTCGGGGGCACATCCTTGGGCGCCCCGGACCTGAAATCGAAAGGCGGGGGCACGTCCTTGGGCGCCCCCAGCCCAAAATCGACAGGTGAGGCGTCACCTTTCCCCGCTCCGGGCTTGAGCGGGGGAGGGACGGGCGTGACCTTCCCAGCGCCGGGCGTGAGCGGGGGAGGAATGGGCGTGAACTTCCCCGCGCCGGACGTGATCCTGGAAGGACCGGGGATGACCTTGTCCACGCCGCTCCCGATCTTCGGGGTCGACGGGACGACCTTCTCCGGTCCGGTCATGAGCTTGGCCGGAGGAGGCATCACCTTGCCCGCTCCGGGCGTGCCCTGGGGTGGAGGAGGCGTCCCCCTGTCTTTTCGCGCCGTGACCTGATCAGGTTCGGTGATCGCCAGCGCGGCCTTCTCCCGCTCCTCGGCGCCGATGCCCATCGCCGTCAGGCTGATGCCCGAGCGCGACGTCGCGTCGTCGAAGAGCTGGTCGAAGAGCTCCTCGTCCGGCACCGACTCCTTCCACTCGCCTTCCGGCACCACGGCCCCGAGCGGCGCCGCGATCGACGGCTTCGACGGCCCCCGCGCCTGCGCCTGCGCCTGCGCTGGCCGCACCGTCGGCGCCTCCGGCTGCACGTCGGCATCGGCCTCGACCACCGCGAGCGGCAGCCTCGGCGGACCCGGCACGCGCTCGGCCAGGGCCCGGAGCAGCGGGTACACCGAGGCCGGCGCCGCATCTCCTGGGTCGGCGGGCCGCTCGGACAATCGCACCGGCGGAATCGAACCCGGCGGCCGCGAAGGCGGCGGCACCGAGAGCCTCTGCTTGCTCGACGGCGGCGGCTTCGCGGGCCGCACCGATTCGAGCGGCACGCGCTTGCGTGGACCGCCGTCGACCTCCGTCGCCTTCGTTCGCGGCCCCTTGAGCGGCGCGACCTTCTCTTCGAGGTCCTTCTGCCCGAGCTCGATCCCCTGCGCCTTGTTCAGGACGCGCTCGAGATCCTGGCACGACACCTTCCGTTTGTCCGGGGACGGCTCCAGCGCCCCGTCGATCGCGCTCGTCAGCTCCTTCGGCAGATCCGACCGCAGCACCGCGAGCGGCATGGGCCGCGTGCCCACCTCGGGCGGCTTCGCGCCCGCGTAGAGCGACCAGAGCAGGACCGCGAGCCCGTACACGTCCGCCTTCGGCGTCACCCGCTCGCCGCGCGCTTGCTCCGGCGCCATGAACCCGGGCGCGCCCTTGATCACGAAGGCCACCGTGTCCGGGCTTCGTCCGAGGATCTTCCCCAGCCCGAACCCCGTCAGCCGCACGTGCCCGTCCCAGCCGATCAGCACGTTCTCGGGGTGCATCGTCCGGTGGATCACGGGCGTCGGCGTCCCCTCCTCATCCTTCGCGGCGTGCGCGTGCGCGAGCGCGCCGCTGAGCGCGCGGCCGAGGAACGCGATCGTCCTGTCGTCGAACCTCGACTTCTGCCGCCCGAGCAGGTCCTGCAGCCGATCGAGCGTCACGCCCTCCACGTGCTCGAGCACCAGGACGAGGTGCTTGTCGTGCTCGAAGAAGTCGAACATCCGCTGGATCGACGGGTGGTTCAGCACGGCGCAGATCGCCGCCTCGCGCACGAGCTCCTCGGCGAAGTGCGCGTCTCCCTCGATCGTGT
Protein-coding sequences here:
- a CDS encoding serine/threonine protein kinase; the protein is MIAPMFPSEPVPERIGAYKVLRRLSGAGSADVYVGRMEGPMGFSRLCTLKLVRNTIEGDAHFAEELVREAAICAVLNHPSIQRMFDFFEHDKHLVLVLEHVEGVTLDRLQDLLGRQKSRFDDRTIAFLGRALSGALAHAHAAKDEEGTPTPVIHRTMHPENVLIGWDGHVRLTGFGLGKILGRSPDTVAFVIKGAPGFMAPEQARGERVTPKADVYGLAVLLWSLYAGAKPPEVGTRPMPLAVLRSDLPKELTSAIDGALEPSPDKRKVSCQDLERVLNKAQGIELGQKDLEEKVAPLKGPRTKATEVDGGPRKRVPLESVRPAKPPPSSKQRLSVPPPSRPPGSIPPVRLSERPADPGDAAPASVYPLLRALAERVPGPPRLPLAVVEADADVQPEAPTVRPAQAQAQARGPSKPSIAAPLGAVVPEGEWKESVPDEELFDQLFDDATSRSGISLTAMGIGAEEREKAALAITEPDQVTARKDRGTPPPPQGTPGAGKVMPPPAKLMTGPEKVVPSTPKIGSGVDKVIPGPSRITSGAGKFTPIPPPLTPGAGKVTPVPPPLKPGAGKGDASPVDFGLGAPKDVPPPFDFRSGAPKDVPPTLPEVLDPAAASKVGNKRLELADTVMALKTAPSPGAPPAALPAFAPPPMPPAATKPPALAPPPMPPIAAPPVPPRFGTPTATPALAAVSAPVVPAAPAAVSAAGSTADPVVTAAQPVSRKKRPPPIALAIAGGAVALITAGAVVLLTSGSDPNANPNAGASASSSAKPSLASPETGPTETAVASPSTAPAAPPAGYGLLTVAFPSEGNVYVSGKKLGHTNEAFQAPCGSKFVRVSSSAEGKYPEWLSAGETVVVPCQESLRIDVVPGRPAPQVPRKKKR